A window of the Emys orbicularis isolate rEmyOrb1 chromosome 1, rEmyOrb1.hap1, whole genome shotgun sequence genome harbors these coding sequences:
- the LOC135895541 gene encoding olfactory receptor 52K2-like has protein sequence MSDSNTTNFINPSTFILLGIPGLEGAHVWVSIPFCTMYIIAILGNFSILFIVKKEPSLHVPMYYFLCMLAITDLVVYTSTLPKMLAIFWFNSREIDFSACLTQMYFIHSFLVMESGILVAMALDRYVAICHPLRHFTILTNPLVAKIGLAVVLRGCIVVLPYPLLARQWPYCRTNIIPQPYCAHIAVVNLACADTRVSSYYGLFVQFFLIGLDGILIGVSYTQILSAIFILPTKDARLKTFGTCGSHLFVILAFYIPGLIISLMNRFAQNVPLYFHVLIANVYLLMPPMLNPIMYGLRTKENRDRLLRLFTHKRA, from the coding sequence atgtcagattccaacacaaccaACTTCatcaacccctccaccttcatcctgctgggcattcctggcctggaggggGCCCATGTCTGggtctccatccccttctgcaccatgtacatcatagccatcttggggaactttTCCATCCTGTTCATTGTGAAGAAGGAGCCGAGCCTCCATgtgcccatgtactatttcctctgcatgctggccatcacTGACCTGGTTGTGTATACATCCACCCTGCCCAAAATGCTGGcaatcttctggttcaattccagggaaattgatttcagtgcctgcctcacccagatgtacttcattcactCCTTCTTAGTGATGGAGTCTGGGATCCTCGTAGCCATGGCTTTGgatcgctatgtggccatctgccATCCCCTGAGACATTTCACGATCCTGACGAACCCCCTGGTGGCCAAGATTGGCCTGGCTGTGGTGCTGCGTGGTTGCATAGTTGTATTGCCCTATCCCTTACTGGCAAGACAGTGGCcttattgcagaaccaacatcatcccaCAGCCGTACTGCGCACACATAGCTGTGGTGAACCTGGCCTGCGCCGACACCCGTGTTAGTAGTTACTATGGCCTCTTTGTGCAATTCTTTTTGATTGGTCTGGATGGGATTTTGATCGGGGTGTCCTACACCCAGATCCTCAGCGCCATCTTCATCCTCCCCACAAAAGAcgcccggctcaagacttttgggacctgcggTTCCCACCTTTTTGTCATTTTAGCCTTTTACATCCCAGGTCTCATCATCTCCCTCATGAACAGATTTGCCCAAAATGTGCCCCTGTATTTCCACGTTCTCATTGCCAATGTGTACCTCTTGATGCcccccatgttaaaccccatcaTGTACGGGTTGAGGACCAAAGAGAACCGGGACAGGCTGCTCCGCCTCTTTACTCATAAAAGAGCTTAA